A DNA window from Acropora palmata chromosome 12, jaAcrPala1.3, whole genome shotgun sequence contains the following coding sequences:
- the LOC141861082 gene encoding uncharacterized protein LOC141861082, giving the protein MSAGKSLLDENDDENKLLSEIEEENTTSADKGDPWSAIHDMQKSITAMAESIHEIYKQNAESKAPSTAQQSVPSQKRKTTADVSQAASKKKKADCNSTGNANTDNGNESDPDLIEILGTESKESDDDEELLEEIEQTGPDVNKNLANIINKRYTGKLTENKLKEKLELYARPGNCEKLKAPEFNHEIWGKLKTPQKTRDLRMANVRKTVIKATVAVAEVTNELLQKKSSADIIRKLTDSIALMGHATYELSLRRRDLMRPSINKELRSLCNQQIPVTDQLFVNDVQNSLKTIKECNKIANNCTQAQGSEHKRYNNGYKPFLGHRKDHGYKYNKKKPWYNKGKKENPQ; this is encoded by the coding sequence ATGTCGGCGGGAAAATCCCTCTTGGACGAGAACgacgatgaaaacaaacttctctCGGAAATAGAAGAGGAAAATACAACTTCAGCCGATAAAGGAGACCCATGGAGTGCAATACATGACATGCAGAAGTCGATTACCGCTATGGCGGAGTCGATCCACGAGATTTATAAACAAAACGCCGAGTCAAAGGCACCGAGCACCGCTCAACAATCAGTGCCTTCCCAAAAGCGGAAAACTACGGCGGACGTCAGTCAAGCAGCatcaaaaaagaagaaagctgATTGCAATTCCACCGGAAATGCAAACACAGATAATGGAAATGAAAGTGACCCGGATCTCATCGAGATCTTAGGCACAGAAAGCAAAGAGTCAGATGACGACGAAGAGCTGCTCGAAGAAATCGAGCAAACGGGGCCTGATGTAAACAAAAACCTGGCAAATATTATCAATAAGAGGTATACTGGGAAACTCACCGAGAACAAGCTCAAAGAAAAGCTTGAGCTTTACGCCCGACCGGGCAAttgtgaaaaattgaaagcCCCTGAGTTCAACCATGAAATATGGGGAAAACTGAAAACCCCACAAAAAACACGTGACCTCCGCATGGCCAACGTACGAAAAACAGTCATCAAAGCCACAGTCGCAGTGGCCGAAGTAACCAACGAGCTCCTTCAGAAAAAATCTAGTGCTGATATAATACGGAAACTGACAGACAGCATTGCTCTCATGGGTCATGCAACCTATGAGTTGTCCCTGCGTAGAAGGGATCTTATGAGACCCTCTATAAATAAAGAACTACGTTCTTTGTGTAATCAACAGATACCGGTCACCGACCAACTGTTTGTTAATGATGTACAAAATAGCCTGAAAACCATAAAGGAGTGTAATAAAATTGCTAATAATTGCACCCAGGCACAAGGCAGTGAACACAAGAGATACAACAATGGCTACAAGCCTTTTTTAGGCCACAGGAAAGACCATGGCtacaaatacaacaaaaagaaGCCATGGTACAACAAAGGGAAGAAGGAGAATCCACAATAA
- the LOC141859472 gene encoding uncharacterized protein LOC141859472: MGTTIEFHTQPTQYNEPPQKGLTPLECQVIDEEVNKLLGKGVIRRAHPENGEFISPIFLRPKKDGTNRMILNLKALNKQIQNFHFKMETLASAIKLMTPKCFMATLDLKDAYYTVPIKLEHQKYLTFRWKDNKYKFFCFPNGLSLCPRKFTKLLKPLFAYLRQNGHLITSYIDDNYIQGNTYDECAHSVLDTIAMYTTLGFYIHPGKSHLNPTQEITYLGFVLNSITMSIKLTTEKASTVKIECESALQVRKITIRLVARILGLLVSCFPGVMWGSLHYRQLESDKTEALKNSKGNFNEIMQISEAAKKDIAWWVSNIMDSYNVISHGTPHVHLYSDASKTGWRGTCNGTQCGGPWTPTESALHINALEIKAAFFTLKCFVHKLSNNHVRINIDNTTAVSSINHMGTSHSQLCNQAAAELWAWCIENHIWVSAAHIAGKDNIEADAESRKQTDMSKEWMLDSTLLEQALKTLNVTPDTDLFATRLNSQCEKFVSYKLEPGALATDAFTLNWQNINLYAFPPFSVVSAVL; this comes from the coding sequence ATGGGTACAACCATTGAGTTTCATACACAACCTACCCAGTATAATGAGCCACCGCAAAAGGGCTTGACTCCTCTAGAATGCCAGGTTATAGATGAGGAGGTTAACAAACTTCTGGGAAAGGGTGTCATAAGAAGAGCACACCCAGAAAATGGTGAATTTATATCACCAATTTTTCTTAGGCCAAAGAAGGATGGCACTAACAGAATGATCCTTAACCTGAAAGCTCTTaataaacaaatacaaaattttcactttaaaatgGAGACATTAGCCTCTGCCATAAAGCTAATGACACCCAAATGTTTTATGGCAACTCTTGATCTAAAGGATGCCTATTACACTGTACCTATCAAATTAGAGCATCAAAAGTACCTTACTTTTAGGTGGAAAGacaacaaatacaaatttttctgCTTCCCAAATGGTTTGAGTCTATGCCCCAGAAAGTTTACGAAATTATTAAAGCCATTGTTTGCTTATCTTAGACAAAATGGCCATTTAATAACATCATACATTGATGATAATTATATCCAAGGAAATACGTATGATGAATGTGCTCACAGTGTGCTTGATACTATTGCAATGTACACTACATTGGGGTTCTATATCCACCCAGGAAAATCACACTTGAACCCAACACAAGAAATAACTTACCTTGGGTTTGTATTGAACTCTATAACCATGAGTATCAAACTGACCACTGAGAAAGCAAGTACAGTAAAGATAGAATGTGAATCTGCTCTCCAAGTGAGAAAAATTACCATAAGGCTGGTGGCTAGGATTCTAGGCCTGTTAGTATCATGCTTTCCAGGTGTCATGTGGGGGTCCCTCCATTATAGACAGCTTGAGTCTGATAAAACAGAGGCCCTCAAAAATAGCAAAGGTAACTTCAATGAGATCATGCAAATCTCAGAGGCTGCAAAAAAGGACATAGCCTGGTGGGTGTCTAATATCATGGACTCTTATAATGTAATATCCCATGGAACTCCCCATGTGCATCTCTACTCCGATGCCTCAAAAACAGGTTGGAGGGGAACATGTAATGGAACCCAATGTGGTGGACCATGGACACCCACAGAAAGTGCACTGCACATTAATGCACTTGAAATCAAAGCAGCATTCTTTACTCTAAAATGTTTTGTGCATAAATTATCCAATAATCATGTTAGAATCAATATTGACAATACAACAGCTGTATCTTCTATCAATCACATGGGCACAAGCCACTCTCAGCTATGTAACCAGGCAGCCGCTGAGTTGTGGGCTTGGTGCATAGAAAATCACATATGGGTGTCAGCAGCTCATATAGCCGGGAAAGACAATATTGAAGCTGATGCTGAATCTagaaaacaaactgacatgAGCAAAGAATGGATGCTAGACTCTACATTGCTAGAACAAGCCCTAAAGACACTTAATGTGACCCCAGACACTGACTTGTTTGCCACAAGACTGAATAGTCAGTGTGAAAAATTTGTATCATACAAACTTGAACCTGGGGCATTAGCAACAGATGCCTTTACTCTTAATtggcaaaatattaatttgtatgccTTCCCACCTTTTAGTGTTGTCTCAGCAGTACTATAA